A single window of Okeanomitos corallinicola TIOX110 DNA harbors:
- a CDS encoding RAMP superfamily CRISPR-associated protein: protein MSDSDLVPLMYQAQIKDRGKIQYAGDPKPATEWVDEWLDGCPPNSNHQENNVNIRQAALQRKPQKRGNFTYKMPQLVTGDNTWEETYTINWRLVTNSGQDEDVIRPVIGAKGIPYYPGSSMKGAFLRACLQIAPDKVLDFCGGEVEEIKAGKKVKRTKPGSLRFHGGYPVDMSWGKERKRLVDVVHSQEKRQVMENVNSSANVQISLYKTKFKFGISSTKNDIDWQLVQQIWERALSQGIGSRTSAGYGRFKNIADHNQVVLSVNLRGQGLTSTLLTSDDRGNKIPEFRPNMFKAALRGHTLRLLAGVTDATTTQRLTKELWGGFPEGNGESGSIVGKFGVDFQAESIVFGEHKYSHNGRRTRPMSVYNLKSGSLDIFAVKSYSEQDREFLNLLIKFSLLLGGFGKSWRRIHHDLFYQSYFRNDDKPMIGCHWLFGKPSKSVDYCITAPRGELDNIQAFLASIPNTVRNCFNLPNQDNHVNNWREIWHPQKVQVWGRIAEDKNDSQAVEWFHRDNFIKKTELTGIIGKYSKVSRIWHRMYPLYVKIDGKLIHRKNERGNYQYVELLTIFTPDNLPKAREFLDFLNRRDNDFIKLWGGN, encoded by the coding sequence ATGAGTGATAGTGACTTAGTACCTTTGATGTATCAGGCCCAGATTAAGGATAGGGGCAAAATTCAGTATGCTGGAGACCCAAAACCTGCAACAGAATGGGTTGATGAATGGTTAGATGGATGTCCTCCTAACTCCAATCATCAAGAAAATAATGTCAATATTCGTCAAGCTGCACTGCAAAGAAAACCTCAAAAAAGAGGGAATTTTACATACAAAATGCCACAACTGGTTACAGGAGATAACACTTGGGAAGAGACTTACACAATTAACTGGCGTTTAGTTACCAATTCGGGACAAGATGAAGATGTAATCCGTCCTGTAATTGGTGCAAAAGGTATACCCTACTATCCAGGTTCGAGTATGAAAGGTGCATTCCTGCGTGCTTGTTTGCAAATTGCACCCGATAAAGTTCTGGATTTTTGTGGTGGAGAAGTAGAAGAAATCAAAGCTGGTAAAAAAGTCAAAAGAACTAAACCAGGAAGTTTACGTTTTCATGGTGGTTATCCTGTAGATATGTCCTGGGGGAAAGAGAGAAAACGTCTAGTAGATGTTGTTCATTCTCAAGAAAAACGCCAAGTTATGGAAAATGTAAATAGTAGTGCTAATGTGCAAATATCGCTGTATAAAACTAAGTTTAAATTTGGTATTTCTAGCACTAAAAATGATATTGATTGGCAGCTAGTACAACAAATTTGGGAACGTGCATTATCTCAAGGAATAGGTTCAAGAACTAGCGCAGGTTACGGAAGATTTAAAAATATTGCTGATCATAATCAGGTGGTTTTATCAGTTAATCTTCGGGGTCAGGGACTGACTTCTACATTACTGACATCAGATGACAGAGGTAATAAAATCCCTGAATTTCGTCCGAATATGTTTAAAGCTGCATTACGTGGACATACTTTGCGGTTACTAGCAGGGGTGACAGATGCAACCACAACCCAAAGATTAACCAAAGAATTGTGGGGTGGATTTCCAGAAGGTAATGGAGAAAGTGGATCAATTGTGGGTAAATTTGGGGTGGATTTTCAAGCTGAAAGTATAGTTTTTGGAGAACATAAATATTCTCATAATGGTAGAAGAACTAGACCTATGTCTGTCTACAATTTAAAATCGGGAAGTCTAGATATTTTCGCTGTCAAATCTTATTCGGAACAAGACAGGGAATTTTTAAATCTTTTAATTAAATTTTCTCTATTACTAGGTGGTTTTGGGAAATCATGGCGACGAATTCATCACGATTTATTTTATCAATCATATTTTCGGAATGATGATAAACCGATGATTGGTTGTCATTGGTTATTTGGCAAACCATCAAAATCAGTAGACTATTGTATTACAGCACCTAGAGGAGAATTAGATAATATTCAGGCTTTTTTAGCAAGTATTCCCAATACAGTCAGAAATTGCTTTAATTTACCAAATCAAGATAATCATGTAAATAATTGGCGGGAAATTTGGCATCCGCAAAAAGTCCAAGTTTGGGGAAGAATTGCTGAAGATAAAAATGATAGTCAAGCGGTGGAATGGTTTCATCGAGATAACTTTATCAAGAAAACAGAATTAACTGGGATTATAGGAAAATATAGTAAAGTTAGTAGAATTTGGCATAGAATGTATCCTCTTTACGTGAAAATAGATGGTAAATTAATCCATAGAAAAAATGAGAGAGGTAATTATCAATATGTTGAATTATTAACTATATTTACTCCTGATAATTTACCCAAAGCTAGGGAGTTTCTAGATTTCTTAAATAGGCGCGATAATGATTTTATTAAATTATGGGGAGGGAATTAA
- the cas1 gene encoding CRISPR-associated endonuclease Cas1: MYLPELFPHFLVLQRLVDGSLNQSQNLITAMRRWILINWFYRDINQNCQCDRYNGITFNQWSEYFFNQDLLHLQPEFQSGHPLSRLLEKNDEIFKPHHLLCPCYKTTVDWLRFYHINVDDWLGDLQNNIYLSPQTVNAAVEEAIYGISKDIDALELAENLDSLRGYEGISAARYFPAFGELITNRNFEFSLRNRQPPKDPINSLLSFGYTLLLNNVMSFIVAEGLSPYIGNFHYGERQKSYLAFDLMEEFRSIIVDSLVMNIINHSVFKPHDFDFVESTEGVYLNQSSRRVFLQKFEARMNEETSHPDLQSKITYRHAIQLQVRRYKRHLLSNIPYAAFLRPA; this comes from the coding sequence ATGTATTTACCCGAATTATTCCCCCATTTTTTAGTTCTTCAGAGATTAGTAGATGGTTCTCTTAACCAAAGCCAAAATTTAATTACAGCGATGCGAAGGTGGATTTTAATTAATTGGTTTTATAGAGACATAAACCAAAATTGCCAGTGCGATCGCTATAATGGTATAACTTTCAATCAATGGAGCGAATACTTTTTTAATCAAGACCTATTACATCTACAACCAGAATTTCAATCTGGACATCCTCTCAGTCGTTTATTAGAGAAAAATGACGAAATATTCAAACCCCATCATCTCCTCTGTCCCTGTTATAAAACAACTGTAGATTGGTTGCGGTTTTATCATATTAATGTTGATGACTGGCTGGGAGATTTACAAAATAATATTTATCTTTCCCCACAAACAGTTAATGCAGCAGTGGAAGAGGCAATATATGGCATCAGTAAAGATATTGATGCTTTAGAATTAGCTGAGAATTTAGATTCTCTACGGGGTTATGAAGGTATCAGTGCTGCTAGATATTTTCCTGCTTTTGGAGAATTAATTACTAACCGTAATTTTGAATTTTCTCTCCGCAATCGTCAACCACCTAAAGACCCTATAAATTCTCTATTAAGTTTTGGTTATACACTGTTGTTGAACAATGTCATGAGTTTTATTGTTGCTGAAGGACTTTCACCCTATATCGGTAATTTTCACTATGGAGAAAGACAAAAGTCTTATTTAGCCTTTGATTTAATGGAGGAGTTTCGGTCAATTATTGTGGATAGTTTGGTCATGAATATAATTAATCATTCTGTGTTTAAACCCCATGACTTTGATTTTGTAGAAAGTACAGAAGGAGTATATCTCAATCAATCTTCACGGCGGGTTTTTCTGCAAAAGTTTGAAGCGAGAATGAATGAAGAAACATCCCACCCTGATTTACAATCTAAAATTACATACCGTCATGCAATTCAGTTACAAGTCAGAAGATATAAACGTCATTTATTATCAAATATTCCCTATGCAGCATTTTTAAGACCTGCATGA